The proteins below come from a single Treponema phagedenis genomic window:
- the recN gene encoding DNA repair protein RecN, with protein sequence MIENIIVKNIALIDSLSLDFASGFNVLSGETGAGKSILIGALSFLLGGKAGTDILRTGAEEGWVSGSFYLDPQHKAATAWLAERDIEPENGRILLRRSIKQNGRSAAWIQSYPVARTDLEVFTSFLVDIHGQHDHQSLFKIAEHRRFLDAYAGLEEETAAFTALYTELSEKRAELEQLNISEKQLNEKIELLNFAVEEITKAKLKADEEQELEAEENKLLQYEKLYEHIEEADAVLTGERGAVSLLKKAINAFGAAAEIDGTLAENMQRLESAYYDLEDIASNVASYSASMSFDPARLEEVQERLSLIYKLKKKYGNTIAEVLEYCDKAQKELEQLVHNADSKTELESEIQKCTQRLFTSGKALSEKRAAAAKTLQTKVEAILAQLGMPKTKFEVQVQLKDKTGNKQTVGPYGFDSIEFLISPNPGEPLKSLAKIASGGELSRVMLALKTVLAAADEADTLVFDEIDTGIGGEVALAVSEHLKKLSEKKQILCITHLAIIAAHADTQIKIEKTSDGTSTRTSAFIIEGQKRTEEIARMLAGDEVSDVSQKHAQELLQKYGTA encoded by the coding sequence ATGATAGAAAATATTATCGTAAAAAATATTGCATTGATAGATTCTCTGAGCCTTGATTTTGCATCGGGTTTTAATGTACTTTCGGGGGAAACTGGAGCCGGAAAATCAATCTTGATCGGTGCCTTGAGCTTTTTACTTGGCGGCAAAGCGGGCACGGATATTTTGAGAACAGGTGCAGAAGAAGGCTGGGTTTCTGGCTCCTTTTACCTTGATCCGCAGCATAAAGCCGCCACCGCCTGGCTTGCCGAACGTGATATTGAGCCTGAAAACGGGCGAATACTTTTGCGCAGAAGTATCAAACAAAACGGCAGAAGCGCCGCATGGATTCAAAGTTATCCGGTTGCAAGAACAGATCTCGAAGTTTTTACCTCTTTTTTAGTTGATATACACGGACAGCATGACCATCAGTCGTTGTTTAAAATTGCGGAGCATCGACGGTTTTTAGATGCTTATGCGGGGCTGGAAGAAGAAACCGCTGCTTTTACCGCCCTCTATACCGAACTCTCGGAAAAAAGGGCGGAACTTGAACAACTCAATATATCCGAAAAGCAATTAAATGAAAAAATCGAGCTTTTAAATTTTGCGGTAGAAGAGATTACAAAGGCGAAACTCAAGGCTGACGAAGAACAAGAGCTTGAAGCGGAAGAAAACAAACTTCTTCAGTATGAAAAACTATACGAACATATTGAAGAGGCGGACGCGGTTTTAACGGGAGAGCGGGGAGCGGTAAGCCTTTTAAAAAAAGCTATAAACGCATTCGGAGCAGCGGCTGAAATTGACGGAACCCTTGCGGAAAACATGCAGCGGCTTGAAAGCGCATATTACGACCTTGAAGATATTGCCTCAAATGTCGCCTCCTATTCCGCGAGTATGTCCTTTGACCCCGCCCGCTTGGAAGAGGTGCAGGAGAGGCTTTCGCTTATTTATAAACTCAAAAAAAAATACGGAAATACTATTGCCGAGGTGCTGGAATACTGCGATAAGGCGCAAAAAGAGCTTGAACAATTAGTACATAATGCGGACAGTAAAACCGAGCTTGAAAGCGAAATTCAAAAATGCACACAGCGTCTTTTTACTTCCGGAAAGGCGCTTTCAGAAAAAAGAGCTGCCGCCGCGAAAACGCTGCAAACAAAAGTGGAAGCAATTTTAGCGCAGCTTGGCATGCCAAAAACAAAATTTGAAGTGCAGGTACAGCTTAAAGATAAAACGGGCAATAAACAGACGGTCGGTCCCTATGGTTTTGATTCAATAGAATTTTTAATCAGCCCGAACCCAGGTGAGCCGCTAAAATCGCTTGCAAAAATTGCGTCGGGCGGCGAACTTTCACGCGTAATGCTCGCCTTAAAAACAGTGCTTGCCGCTGCAGATGAAGCGGACACCTTAGTGTTTGACGAAATCGATACCGGTATCGGCGGAGAGGTTGCCTTAGCGGTTTCGGAACATTTAAAGAAATTATCGGAGAAAAAACAAATTCTTTGTATAACGCATCTTGCAATAATCGCCGCACATGCCGATACACAAATTAAGATAGAAAAAACTTCTGACGGAACTTCTACCCGAACATCGGCCTTTATCATTGAAGGACAAAAACGTACAGAAGAAATTGCACGCATGCTTGCAGGCGATGAGGTAAGCGACGTTTCGCAAAAACATGCGCAAGAATTACTGCAAAAATATGGAACCGCATAA
- a CDS encoding NAD(+)/NADH kinase — translation MGTTDSRVIIITSTYKPHAVKLSKDIIKFLEARGFSCDQYEYDGMSSENPVKQDYAFAICLGGDGTVLFASRCCAARKIPVFAINFGNFGFIAVVEPEHWQTVLEDYLAGKIKIFERMLLSACILRKRQEFCVFDALNDVVISGSGIAKLVNLEVLFNDVSFGTYKADGVIISTPTGSTAYSAASGGPILDPNVSAFVLTPIAAFSLSNRPIVLPAEGKMTVKVLPTRHRDTILSVDGQELFVLEENDIVSVSASVHKAHLIGCNPEMFYRALRSKLAWSGNSTCPVPIQ, via the coding sequence ATGGGTACTACAGATAGTAGAGTGATTATTATAACGAGTACGTATAAGCCGCACGCAGTAAAGCTTTCAAAAGATATTATAAAATTTTTGGAAGCAAGAGGCTTCTCGTGTGATCAATACGAGTATGACGGTATGTCTTCCGAAAATCCTGTCAAACAAGACTATGCATTTGCCATCTGTCTTGGTGGGGATGGAACAGTGCTGTTTGCAAGTCGTTGCTGTGCTGCGCGAAAAATTCCAGTGTTCGCAATTAATTTCGGGAATTTCGGGTTTATTGCGGTTGTTGAACCGGAGCATTGGCAGACGGTGTTAGAGGATTATCTTGCGGGGAAAATAAAAATATTTGAGCGAATGCTTCTTTCCGCTTGTATTCTGCGTAAGCGGCAGGAATTTTGCGTTTTTGATGCATTAAATGATGTGGTTATATCCGGTAGCGGGATTGCGAAATTGGTAAATCTTGAAGTGTTGTTCAATGATGTTTCTTTCGGTACGTATAAAGCGGACGGTGTTATTATTTCAACGCCGACCGGTTCAACCGCTTATTCGGCGGCTTCAGGCGGACCGATTTTAGACCCGAACGTCTCCGCCTTTGTGTTGACTCCTATTGCCGCTTTTTCATTATCGAATAGACCGATTGTGCTGCCTGCGGAAGGAAAGATGACGGTGAAAGTTTTACCGACTCGCCATCGGGATACGATATTATCGGTTGACGGACAAGAGCTTTTTGTGCTTGAGGAAAATGATATTGTGTCGGTAAGTGCCTCTGTTCATAAAGCGCATTTAATAGGCTGTAATCCGGAAATGTTTTATCGGGCGCTTCGCTCAAAACTTGCATGGTCGGGCAATTCAACCTGTCCCGTTCCGATACAATAA
- a CDS encoding DegT/DnrJ/EryC1/StrS family aminotransferase — MKIPVYSSTIRRSEMDAVLTCMVEEKIGPGEANQKLIRLIKDSFQVEGAATFRSPAIALAYALRALGLEPGSGVLLSVLAPAWQFTEVQRQGFTPILVDVDAETALMTPSLIADGIQAGGKVVVLHEALGNLPNMQEVLSLNIPVIEDISQSAGAELGEKKSGCFGVFAILGLEERDILTAGGGAALLSAERRNALVLKKLYDVAPPTDILPDINASLAFVQLKQMEKNMQLRQELYELYVRFLMQGRHKTIAPAEGLKNPVYSFPVLLSSGYKDVKQFANKKGVETEPAFSGSIIDTFEKQEEYIQAASLLLRCVLFPLYPRLGMANAEKISKVLRSLP, encoded by the coding sequence ATGAAGATACCGGTTTATAGCTCAACAATACGGCGCAGCGAGATGGATGCCGTACTTACCTGCATGGTAGAAGAAAAAATCGGCCCCGGTGAAGCAAATCAAAAACTGATAAGGCTTATTAAAGATTCTTTTCAGGTTGAGGGTGCCGCAACATTTCGCAGCCCTGCAATTGCGCTTGCATATGCATTACGAGCCCTCGGTTTGGAACCGGGAAGCGGCGTGTTGCTTTCCGTGCTTGCGCCCGCATGGCAGTTTACTGAAGTTCAGCGGCAGGGCTTTACGCCGATTTTGGTTGATGTTGACGCGGAAACCGCGTTGATGACACCTTCGCTGATTGCAGATGGGATACAGGCAGGCGGGAAGGTAGTGGTTTTGCACGAGGCATTGGGTAATTTGCCTAATATGCAGGAAGTGCTTAGTTTGAACATTCCCGTTATCGAAGATATTTCTCAATCTGCGGGTGCCGAACTCGGCGAAAAAAAATCGGGTTGTTTCGGTGTCTTTGCGATCTTAGGGCTTGAGGAGCGGGATATTCTTACTGCGGGAGGAGGAGCAGCCCTGCTTTCCGCTGAACGCCGTAACGCGCTTGTACTGAAAAAACTCTACGATGTGGCACCGCCCACGGATATTTTGCCCGACATCAATGCTTCTCTTGCTTTTGTACAGCTCAAACAAATGGAAAAAAACATGCAGCTGCGCCAAGAGTTGTATGAACTTTACGTGCGTTTTCTTATGCAGGGAAGACATAAGACCATTGCGCCGGCGGAAGGTTTAAAAAATCCTGTGTATTCATTTCCGGTACTATTGTCCTCAGGGTACAAAGATGTAAAGCAATTCGCAAATAAAAAAGGTGTAGAAACGGAGCCTGCGTTTTCAGGTTCCATTATTGATACATTTGAAAAACAGGAAGAATATATTCAGGCAGCTTCTTTGTTATTGCGCTGTGTTTTGTTCCCGCTGTATCCCCGATTAGGCATGGCAAATGCCGAGAAAATTTCAAAAGTACTGCGCTCACTGCCGTAG
- a CDS encoding chemotaxis protein CheW, with product MAMTDAQFQLVTFQLGEELYGVDIMDVKEIVKIQDVRPIPNAPYYVEGIFNLRSEIIPIISLHKRFHLKKAVLDAGDEYLGGFIILHIDNNKLGIIIDRVARVIMVKQGDVQPPPQMITGIGTEYIHGVVRQGSGYLIMLDIRKLFNPKELQKLANL from the coding sequence ATGGCAATGACAGATGCTCAATTCCAATTAGTAACTTTTCAGCTTGGAGAGGAACTGTACGGAGTTGATATCATGGACGTGAAAGAGATTGTAAAAATACAAGATGTGCGTCCTATTCCGAATGCACCCTATTATGTCGAGGGTATTTTTAATTTACGCAGTGAGATTATTCCCATTATCAGTCTGCATAAGAGATTCCATTTAAAGAAGGCTGTTTTGGATGCGGGTGATGAATATTTGGGCGGTTTTATTATTTTGCATATTGATAATAATAAGCTTGGAATTATCATCGATAGGGTTGCGCGTGTTATTATGGTTAAGCAAGGCGATGTACAGCCACCGCCGCAGATGATCACCGGTATCGGTACCGAATATATTCACGGTGTGGTGCGACAAGGTTCCGGCTATCTTATTATGCTCGATATCAGAAAACTGTTTAATCCGAAAGAATTACAAAAACTTGCTAATCTTTAA
- a CDS encoding methyl-accepting chemotaxis protein, with product MINNKEYFPTHSKKRMIARFSLKNQPFLLVLPLSFFLIAFSLLWYYEASRIIKNNITDKMESKKELYHKSIELFLTQRATIIETLSSVIALNNADTDEMLELCTGCDTAFHHMIFDVYMGFEDGRYIDSSGWKPPAAWDARKRPWYKKALKKKGVAFSEIYVDSVRNIPMVSISIPVMQNKDLLGVLTTNVDMSKLKEMMTKINQGNNTTDIFLLDENGKFLFHNTFTYSDVITEVENKKYANCIKQMFDKDITEFSTVINGEKYFFIKDHFSAVDWTLAIGIPYVDLYRDATNLRIKGNIFAAVFICFYIAVIWSIASRMTKQLKALVSALKNIAEGDADLTVRLPLIGNREITDLSRYFTQAIEKIRLSIKSVSENTDALRAVGENLANNVTETASAINQINMNIDNVKEQSLTQAASVSETAATIEEIIRTIKQHNTGIETQSASIIQSSSSVEQMITSIGQITETLEKTNTVIKDFASATEDGKNTVSESKAVMQKIAEESGGLLEASTVIQHIASQTNLLAMNAAIEAAHAGDAGKGFAVVADEIRKLAEESNTQGKTITTTLKALSEEIETLSNSAKKTEEKFNIIFELSGQVQHMSDRLMEAMQEQANGGAEVLTAIKNINSVTTDVREGSHEMLIGGQGIAEEMRKLDKLTRTITYSMNEMASRALQINAAIKDINEISQKNKESIVNLSVEVEKFKV from the coding sequence ATGATTAATAATAAAGAGTATTTTCCGACACATTCCAAAAAAAGAATGATTGCTCGTTTTTCGTTAAAAAACCAACCCTTCCTTTTGGTTTTACCGCTTTCTTTTTTTCTTATTGCGTTCTCCTTACTATGGTATTATGAAGCCAGCAGAATTATAAAAAATAATATCACCGATAAAATGGAGTCCAAGAAAGAACTATATCATAAAAGCATTGAGTTGTTTTTAACTCAGAGAGCAACCATAATAGAAACACTGAGCAGTGTCATTGCTTTAAATAATGCGGATACTGATGAAATGCTGGAGCTTTGTACCGGCTGCGACACCGCATTTCACCATATGATTTTTGACGTATACATGGGTTTTGAAGACGGCAGATATATTGATTCTTCAGGCTGGAAGCCGCCGGCTGCTTGGGATGCACGAAAGCGTCCCTGGTATAAAAAAGCACTTAAAAAAAAAGGGGTGGCATTTTCAGAAATTTATGTCGATTCTGTACGCAATATTCCGATGGTATCGATAAGTATTCCCGTTATGCAAAACAAAGATTTACTTGGAGTGCTTACCACAAATGTTGATATGAGTAAATTAAAAGAGATGATGACTAAAATAAATCAAGGGAATAATACAACCGATATTTTTCTTCTGGATGAGAACGGCAAGTTTTTATTTCATAACACCTTTACCTACAGTGACGTAATTACGGAAGTTGAAAATAAGAAATATGCAAACTGCATTAAACAGATGTTTGATAAAGATATAACGGAATTTTCAACGGTTATAAATGGGGAAAAATATTTTTTTATAAAAGACCATTTTTCCGCTGTAGATTGGACTCTTGCCATCGGAATACCGTATGTTGACTTATACCGAGATGCTACTAATCTTAGAATCAAAGGAAACATATTTGCCGCTGTTTTTATTTGTTTTTATATCGCCGTTATTTGGAGCATAGCTTCTCGAATGACAAAACAACTCAAAGCATTAGTGTCAGCGTTAAAAAATATAGCTGAAGGAGACGCTGATTTAACAGTCCGTCTTCCCTTAATCGGTAACAGAGAAATTACCGATTTATCCCGGTATTTTACTCAAGCTATTGAAAAAATAAGGCTGTCGATTAAATCCGTATCGGAAAATACGGATGCGCTCCGGGCTGTCGGTGAAAACCTTGCAAACAATGTAACAGAAACAGCGAGCGCGATAAACCAAATCAACATGAACATTGACAACGTAAAAGAGCAAAGCCTGACGCAAGCTGCAAGCGTATCGGAGACAGCTGCAACTATCGAAGAAATTATTCGTACGATAAAACAGCATAACACCGGTATTGAAACCCAATCGGCAAGCATTATCCAATCTTCATCATCTGTTGAGCAGATGATTACCAGCATTGGACAAATTACCGAAACACTTGAAAAAACAAACACTGTAATTAAAGACTTTGCCTCCGCTACCGAAGACGGAAAAAACACCGTATCGGAATCTAAGGCTGTAATGCAAAAAATAGCAGAAGAATCGGGCGGGCTTTTGGAAGCAAGCACGGTTATTCAGCATATCGCAAGTCAAACAAACCTGCTTGCTATGAATGCCGCAATTGAAGCTGCCCATGCCGGAGATGCGGGAAAGGGTTTTGCAGTCGTCGCGGATGAGATTCGTAAATTAGCAGAAGAATCAAATACACAGGGAAAAACAATCACCACAACATTAAAAGCTCTTTCAGAAGAAATAGAAACTCTTTCAAATTCGGCAAAAAAAACGGAAGAGAAATTCAATATTATTTTCGAACTATCCGGTCAAGTGCAGCATATGAGCGATCGTTTAATGGAAGCAATGCAGGAACAAGCAAACGGCGGAGCAGAAGTGCTTACCGCTATTAAAAATATTAATTCCGTAACCACCGATGTTCGTGAAGGCTCTCACGAAATGCTGATAGGCGGTCAAGGCATCGCGGAAGAAATGAGAAAGCTTGACAAACTTACCCGAACAATAACGTATAGCATGAATGAAATGGCTTCCCGCGCATTGCAAATAAATGCCGCTATTAAAGACATAAACGAGATATCACAGAAAAACAAAGAGAGTATTGTAAATCTCTCTGTTGAGGTTGAAAAATTTAAAGTTTGA
- the prcB gene encoding dentilisin complex subunit PrcB, giving the protein MIKKHAVLFVGFVLISGISLYSYEENLLDLDAQSSATQKNEHFDAAYTILDSGVYSTVRYPKTVVIRNKKTWDKFLKNYNSRLNMAAPDFSKHAVIAVFAGEFSTGGYNLFVESIEKDDDDNELEISFKLSYPSPNETVTQAFTYPFIVVAVEISPHVKIDVDLPDTLEEKMKKF; this is encoded by the coding sequence ATGATAAAAAAACATGCGGTACTATTTGTCGGTTTTGTTTTAATAAGCGGAATTTCCCTTTATAGCTATGAAGAAAATCTGTTGGACTTAGATGCGCAAAGTTCAGCAACTCAAAAAAATGAGCATTTTGACGCAGCTTACACCATACTTGATTCCGGAGTATATAGTACAGTTCGCTATCCGAAAACAGTTGTTATACGCAATAAAAAAACATGGGATAAATTCTTAAAAAACTATAATTCGCGGCTCAATATGGCAGCTCCCGATTTTTCAAAACATGCCGTTATTGCGGTTTTTGCCGGAGAGTTTAGCACCGGCGGATACAATCTTTTTGTGGAATCTATAGAGAAGGACGATGATGATAATGAACTTGAAATTTCTTTCAAGCTTTCTTATCCAAGTCCCAACGAAACCGTTACACAAGCTTTTACCTATCCGTTTATAGTTGTTGCGGTAGAAATTTCTCCACACGTTAAAATTGATGTGGATTTACCGGACACTTTGGAAGAAAAAATGAAAAAATTTTAA
- a CDS encoding flagellar basal body-associated protein FliL → MIGTVAGLIKASAKQNEIAEEVPPIILQKEDALYGEIGRLRISSADSPPISVIVTPFLQYAKADIALQEELIRKKEILKKVIISWFEKKNAVQLSTFPPDKIKKLLLEELNKQLVLGKIKGIYFEELTLLN, encoded by the coding sequence ATGATAGGTACAGTGGCAGGGTTAATAAAAGCTAGCGCAAAACAAAATGAAATAGCGGAAGAAGTTCCGCCCATCATATTGCAAAAAGAAGATGCTTTATACGGAGAGATCGGCAGGTTGCGTATCAGCAGTGCGGATTCTCCTCCGATAAGTGTTATCGTAACTCCTTTCTTGCAATATGCAAAAGCGGACATCGCTTTGCAGGAAGAGCTTATAAGAAAGAAAGAAATACTTAAAAAGGTTATTATTTCCTGGTTTGAGAAAAAAAACGCCGTACAACTTTCTACGTTTCCTCCCGACAAAATAAAAAAACTCCTTTTGGAAGAGTTGAATAAGCAATTGGTTTTGGGTAAAATAAAAGGAATCTATTTTGAAGAGTTAACTCTCTTAAACTAA
- a CDS encoding RNA polymerase sigma factor — translation MLSNNDPKKEQQTQKKIDKEICKAVLNGNTQAFSVLVEKYQQQIYRLGMSFFKNEDDSKDFVQDVMLKAYTALGSFRGDSAFSTWLISIAYNTAINSMRRSQRFVSFAESFEIEAPGETPEERHINNCVKLSIREAVENLCEKYRVCIDLYFFYDMPYADISSITGLPVNTIKSHVFRAKKILREYLTEEQVLFRSNENPSSGIFAIFQLRYDL, via the coding sequence ATTTTATCAAATAACGATCCGAAAAAAGAACAGCAGACTCAGAAAAAAATTGATAAAGAAATTTGTAAAGCGGTTTTAAACGGAAACACACAAGCATTCAGCGTATTGGTAGAAAAATATCAGCAACAGATATATCGGCTTGGGATGAGCTTTTTTAAAAACGAGGATGACAGCAAAGACTTTGTGCAAGATGTTATGCTCAAAGCATACACAGCATTAGGCTCGTTTAGGGGCGACTCGGCTTTCTCTACATGGCTTATCAGCATTGCCTATAATACCGCCATCAATTCTATGCGAAGGTCTCAACGATTTGTTTCCTTTGCGGAATCCTTTGAAATTGAAGCTCCGGGGGAAACTCCCGAAGAGCGGCATATCAATAATTGTGTGAAGCTTTCAATTCGGGAAGCAGTGGAAAACCTTTGTGAAAAATATCGCGTTTGTATTGATTTATATTTCTTCTATGACATGCCGTACGCGGATATATCGAGCATAACAGGTTTGCCCGTTAATACCATAAAATCTCATGTATTCAGAGCAAAGAAGATTTTGCGGGAATACTTAACGGAAGAACAAGTACTTTTTAGAAGTAATGAAAACCCCTCTTCGGGAATATTTGCTATTTTTCAATTACGCTATGACTTGTGA
- a CDS encoding methylated-DNA--[protein]-cysteine S-methyltransferase, producing MNTIQTITVKSPIGVLRIEETGGVISSVGIHKENAPIVSCTSSSVLNHCVDELRAYFDGKLKRFTVPVIFLGTEFQQRVWKALQEIPYGQTQSYKELAELIGAPKAYRAVGNAANKNPILIIVPCHRLIGSDGSLTGFACGIEAKRFLLEMEKDLQQALR from the coding sequence TTGAACACAATACAGACTATCACCGTTAAAAGCCCGATAGGCGTTCTTCGTATTGAAGAAACCGGCGGCGTAATTTCTTCTGTCGGCATACACAAAGAAAATGCACCGATTGTTTCCTGTACTTCGTCTTCGGTATTAAACCACTGTGTCGATGAGCTGCGTGCATACTTTGACGGCAAGCTCAAACGTTTTACCGTGCCGGTTATTTTTTTGGGAACCGAATTTCAGCAGCGTGTATGGAAAGCCTTGCAAGAGATTCCTTACGGACAAACTCAATCCTATAAAGAACTTGCGGAACTAATCGGTGCTCCAAAGGCGTACCGCGCTGTCGGCAATGCGGCAAACAAAAATCCAATTCTCATCATAGTGCCTTGCCACCGCCTTATCGGCTCCGACGGTTCCCTCACAGGCTTTGCCTGCGGCATTGAAGCAAAACGCTTTTTGCTGGAAATGGAAAAAGATTTACAACAAGCTTTACGGTAA
- a CDS encoding exo-beta-N-acetylmuramidase NamZ family protein yields the protein MKKLLCIFSLLCCTIFLFAEKIILGIERVYEHRHLFEGKRVGLITNQTGINAKGVSSIDILAEAVNLTALFSPEHGIRGDAREGAAIEDTIDAKTGLTVYSLYGKTKRPTEQMVQDIDILCFDIQDVGARFYTYIYTMAYAMEACAKFNKTFVVFDRPNPISGSAVEGTILDMEYRSFVGYYPIVQRHGMTVGELARLFNTEYKIQCTLHVIAMKNWDRNSYFNSLPLPWIPTSPNIPSAETALLYAGICVFEGTNISVGRGTTMPFQYIGAPFIDAPELADSLNRLNLSGLLFVPAYFTPSLSLHKNIPCKGVQIIVTDKAQCKPVYAGFVILYTIRELYQTDFKIINAPNKYCGLNLLTGTNKITENKLSLTELDALMQKDTKRFMRIRRRYLLY from the coding sequence ATGAAAAAGCTTCTTTGTATATTCAGCCTTTTATGCTGTACTATTTTCTTGTTCGCCGAGAAAATTATTCTCGGTATTGAAAGAGTGTATGAACACCGACACCTCTTTGAAGGTAAGCGCGTTGGGCTTATTACCAATCAAACCGGCATAAATGCAAAGGGAGTTTCGTCCATCGATATTCTTGCAGAGGCGGTAAACCTTACCGCATTATTTTCGCCCGAGCACGGCATCCGCGGCGATGCACGCGAGGGAGCCGCAATAGAAGATACAATCGATGCAAAAACCGGACTTACCGTATACAGTTTATACGGTAAAACAAAACGCCCGACAGAGCAAATGGTGCAAGATATTGACATTCTCTGCTTTGATATTCAGGATGTTGGCGCCCGTTTTTATACATATATTTACACAATGGCATATGCGATGGAAGCATGCGCAAAGTTCAACAAAACTTTTGTAGTCTTTGATCGGCCTAATCCTATTTCCGGTTCCGCTGTTGAAGGAACCATACTCGATATGGAGTATCGCTCATTTGTCGGCTATTATCCGATTGTGCAGCGGCACGGCATGACAGTCGGTGAACTCGCACGGTTATTTAATACTGAGTACAAAATACAATGTACGCTGCATGTTATTGCAATGAAAAACTGGGATAGAAATTCTTATTTTAATTCATTGCCACTTCCGTGGATACCTACCTCGCCGAATATTCCGTCCGCCGAAACCGCCTTGCTCTATGCGGGCATCTGCGTTTTTGAGGGAACCAATATTTCCGTCGGCAGAGGAACCACTATGCCTTTTCAATATATCGGCGCACCTTTTATCGATGCGCCTGAACTTGCGGATTCCTTAAACCGATTAAACCTGAGCGGATTGCTTTTTGTACCGGCGTATTTTACTCCGTCGCTCTCGCTGCATAAAAACATTCCCTGTAAAGGAGTACAAATTATTGTAACCGACAAAGCGCAGTGTAAACCTGTGTATGCCGGTTTTGTAATTCTGTATACCATACGGGAATTGTATCAAACCGATTTTAAAATTATCAATGCTCCGAACAAATATTGCGGACTCAATCTTCTTACCGGCACAAATAAAATAACCGAAAACAAACTCAGTCTGACAGAGCTTGATGCTCTTATGCAAAAAGACACCAAACGCTTTATGCGCATACGAAGGAGGTATCTCTTATATTGA